From Candidatus Krumholzibacteriia bacterium, the proteins below share one genomic window:
- a CDS encoding S41 family peptidase: protein MTPLPNPLRVDARPVVRALFVSFLSILVVAPARADITPHGGMMRHPTVSAERVAFVYAGDIWTVSRDGGTATKLVAPPGVESRPRFDPDGERIAFVGNYEGDTDLYVIDVEGGIAHRVTHHPANEVLQQWTDDDLLLFASSAEGAPRNNLQLYTVSPEGGLPEKLPVEYGAMAAVDDAGRRLAFTPWTRDHRTWKRYRGGMSTDLWLFDLETFESKRLTDWEGTDTQPMWHDGVIYYLSDQGPEHRWNLWRIDPENGTPEQVTRFEDFDVKAPSMGPGPDGDGEIVFQMGSGIHLLDLASGDVTELEITIPGERPDLRPERVDVSDNIMNWNVSSTGKRALVAMRGDVWSVPLENGVSMNLTRSSGTAERFPTWSPDGRWIAYFGDETGEYEIYVRQSDGKDEPRRLSRFGAPYKEGMDWSPTSESIAYVDKTGTLYVVDVESGDRTKVNQHHWGNTPSWSWSHDGAWIAYTDAGGNMHGQIWMYEVATGEKTQVTSGTFDDGDPAFDREGKFFYYVSSRDFTSPTYEDVGTTFVYDDTERIVMVPLRADVELPHLPEDDHEDWSEEAEDDSDGDEDAENGDEEKDEEAEEEEPALVIDLEGFEDRGVQLDLDGGSYGNLDVVDGGALIYRTGGWGPDGGIKTYDPHADEPEEKTVISGVGSYRLTADGKKLLVRKGKSFALLDAKPDQKFEDAVSVDGYETMIDPREEWEQIFTDSWRFYRDYFYDPGMHGVDWEGVGDQYREMLADCSSRADVGFVIREMISELNVGHAYHGGGDLEDTPSRNVGLLGVDFEVDDGAYRIAEIHEGAPWDTDARSPLHRASGEVNEGDYLLAVNGQELDVTVDPWVAFIGTAGKVTRLTVSEEPRLDDDAREVLVEPVSSDSGLRYRHWIEQKRQRVYEATDGRVGYIYVPNTGRGGQNDLFRQFYGQRHMDALIIDERWNGGGQIPTRFIELLNRPRTNYWATRDGERRSFPWPPDSHQGPKCMLINGLAGSGGDAFPAYFRQAGLGKLIGERTWGGLVGISGSRPIIDGAFLSVPSFAYFEKDGTWGIEGHGVEPDIEVVADPEPLAKGVDPQLEAAIEHMLAEIERNPYEPPEVPEGPDRSGMGIAEEDM, encoded by the coding sequence GTGACTCCGTTGCCGAATCCACTGCGCGTGGACGCCCGTCCGGTCGTGCGCGCTCTGTTCGTGTCGTTCCTGTCGATCCTCGTCGTCGCGCCCGCGCGGGCCGACATCACTCCGCACGGCGGAATGATGCGCCACCCCACCGTGAGCGCCGAGCGCGTCGCCTTCGTCTACGCCGGCGACATCTGGACGGTGAGCCGTGACGGTGGTACCGCCACGAAGCTCGTCGCGCCTCCGGGTGTGGAGAGCCGGCCGCGCTTCGACCCCGACGGCGAGCGGATCGCCTTCGTCGGCAACTACGAGGGAGACACCGATCTCTACGTGATCGACGTCGAGGGTGGGATCGCACACCGCGTGACGCACCATCCGGCCAATGAGGTCCTGCAGCAGTGGACCGACGACGACCTGCTGCTCTTCGCGAGCAGTGCGGAGGGAGCACCCCGCAACAACCTGCAGCTCTACACCGTGTCGCCCGAGGGCGGCCTGCCCGAGAAGCTGCCGGTGGAGTACGGCGCCATGGCCGCCGTCGACGACGCGGGCCGCAGGCTGGCCTTCACGCCCTGGACCCGCGACCACCGCACCTGGAAGCGTTACCGCGGCGGCATGTCCACCGACCTGTGGCTGTTCGACCTCGAGACCTTCGAGTCGAAACGGCTCACCGACTGGGAGGGCACCGACACCCAGCCCATGTGGCACGACGGCGTGATCTACTACCTGAGTGATCAGGGACCCGAGCACCGCTGGAACCTGTGGCGCATCGATCCGGAGAACGGGACGCCCGAGCAGGTGACCCGCTTCGAGGACTTCGACGTCAAGGCGCCGTCGATGGGACCGGGGCCCGACGGGGACGGCGAGATCGTCTTCCAGATGGGATCGGGGATCCACCTGCTCGACCTCGCCAGCGGCGACGTCACCGAGCTCGAGATCACCATTCCCGGCGAGCGGCCCGATCTGCGCCCCGAGCGCGTGGACGTCAGCGACAACATCATGAACTGGAACGTGTCGAGCACCGGCAAGCGAGCCCTGGTCGCGATGCGCGGCGATGTCTGGAGCGTACCGCTCGAGAACGGCGTGTCGATGAACCTCACCCGCAGTTCGGGGACCGCGGAGCGTTTCCCCACCTGGAGCCCCGATGGCCGGTGGATCGCGTACTTCGGCGACGAGACCGGCGAGTACGAGATCTACGTCCGCCAGAGCGACGGCAAGGACGAGCCACGCCGCCTGAGCCGCTTCGGCGCTCCCTACAAGGAGGGCATGGACTGGTCCCCCACGAGCGAATCGATCGCCTACGTCGACAAGACCGGCACGCTGTACGTGGTCGACGTCGAGAGCGGCGACCGCACGAAGGTGAACCAGCACCACTGGGGCAACACGCCTTCGTGGTCGTGGTCGCACGACGGAGCCTGGATCGCGTACACCGATGCAGGTGGCAACATGCACGGCCAGATCTGGATGTACGAGGTCGCGACCGGGGAGAAGACGCAGGTCACCAGCGGGACCTTCGACGACGGCGATCCCGCCTTCGACCGCGAGGGGAAGTTCTTCTACTACGTCTCGTCGCGCGACTTCACCTCGCCCACCTACGAGGACGTGGGCACGACCTTCGTCTACGACGACACCGAGCGGATCGTCATGGTGCCGTTGCGCGCCGACGTCGAGCTGCCGCACCTGCCCGAGGACGACCACGAGGACTGGAGCGAAGAGGCCGAGGACGACTCCGACGGCGACGAGGACGCCGAGAACGGCGACGAGGAGAAGGACGAGGAGGCCGAGGAGGAAGAACCCGCCCTGGTCATCGACCTCGAGGGCTTCGAGGACCGCGGCGTGCAGCTCGACCTCGACGGTGGCAGCTACGGCAACCTGGACGTGGTCGACGGTGGAGCCCTGATCTATCGCACCGGCGGCTGGGGTCCGGACGGCGGGATCAAGACCTACGACCCGCACGCCGACGAGCCCGAGGAGAAGACCGTGATCAGCGGTGTGGGCAGCTACCGCCTCACCGCCGACGGCAAGAAGCTGCTGGTGCGCAAGGGCAAGAGCTTCGCATTGCTCGACGCGAAGCCCGATCAGAAGTTCGAGGACGCCGTGTCCGTCGACGGCTACGAGACCATGATCGACCCGCGCGAGGAGTGGGAGCAGATCTTCACCGACAGCTGGCGCTTCTACCGCGACTACTTCTACGACCCCGGCATGCACGGTGTCGACTGGGAGGGCGTGGGCGACCAGTACCGCGAGATGCTGGCCGACTGCAGTTCGCGCGCCGACGTCGGCTTCGTGATCCGCGAGATGATCAGCGAACTCAACGTGGGCCACGCCTACCACGGCGGCGGTGACCTCGAGGACACGCCCAGCCGCAACGTCGGACTCCTGGGCGTGGACTTCGAAGTCGACGACGGCGCCTACCGCATCGCCGAGATCCACGAGGGCGCGCCCTGGGACACCGACGCGCGCTCGCCCCTTCACCGCGCGAGCGGGGAGGTGAACGAGGGCGACTACCTGCTGGCCGTCAACGGCCAGGAGCTCGACGTCACCGTCGATCCGTGGGTCGCGTTCATCGGCACCGCGGGCAAGGTCACCCGCCTGACCGTGAGCGAGGAGCCCCGCCTGGACGACGACGCGCGCGAGGTGCTCGTCGAGCCCGTGTCGAGCGACTCGGGTCTGCGTTACCGCCACTGGATCGAGCAGAAGCGACAGCGCGTGTACGAGGCGACCGACGGCAGGGTCGGCTACATCTACGTGCCGAACACCGGTCGCGGGGGTCAGAACGACCTCTTCCGCCAGTTCTACGGACAGCGCCACATGGACGCGCTGATCATCGACGAGCGGTGGAACGGCGGCGGTCAGATCCCGACGCGCTTCATCGAGCTGCTGAACCGCCCGCGGACCAACTACTGGGCCACGCGCGACGGCGAGCGCCGGTCGTTCCCGTGGCCGCCGGACAGCCATCAGGGGCCGAAGTGCATGCTGATCAACGGGTTGGCCGGATCCGGCGGCGACGCCTTCCCGGCCTACTTCCGGCAGGCCGGACTGGGCAAGCTGATCGGCGAGCGCACCTGGGGTGGTCTGGTGGGCATCTCCGGCAGCCGGCCGATCATCGACGGCGCGTTCCTCTCGGTACCGAGCTTCGCGTACTTCGAGAAGGACGGTACGTGGGGGATCGAGGGTCACGGCGTCGAGCCCGACATCGAGGTCGTCGCCGATCCCGAGCCACTGGCCAAGGGTGTCGATCCGCAGCTCGAGGCCGCGATCGAACACATGCTGGCCGAGATCGAGCGCAACCCCTACGAGCCGCCCGAGGTCCCGGAGGGGCCGGACCGCAGTGGGATGGGCATCGCCGAGGAAGACATGTAG
- a CDS encoding FlgD immunoglobulin-like domain containing protein, with amino-acid sequence MSRKQRLSLALGVLLVPLISWTAYALGQDALFQATVDGGGGTSVGNTFTLSGTSGQPDAGRSDSFASGGDLEIRGGFWHGAQPTATGVGDTPVAGRTELKAPFPNPFNPRTEIRFDLAHEAPVRVEVLDARGRRVRTLVDGVRPAGSHQLVWRGRADDGRGVASGVYFVRLIADGRAQTQKMTLVK; translated from the coding sequence ATGAGTCGAAAGCAGCGTCTCTCGCTGGCGCTCGGTGTGCTGTTGGTCCCGCTGATCAGCTGGACCGCCTACGCGCTCGGCCAGGACGCACTGTTCCAGGCGACCGTCGACGGGGGTGGGGGAACCTCCGTGGGGAACACCTTCACGCTCAGCGGGACCTCTGGTCAGCCCGACGCCGGGCGCTCCGACTCCTTCGCGTCCGGCGGTGACCTCGAGATCCGTGGCGGGTTCTGGCACGGCGCCCAGCCCACGGCCACCGGTGTGGGCGACACGCCCGTCGCCGGCCGCACCGAGCTGAAGGCGCCCTTCCCGAACCCCTTCAATCCGCGGACCGAGATCCGCTTCGACCTGGCCCACGAGGCGCCGGTCCGCGTCGAGGTTCTCGACGCTCGCGGGCGGCGCGTCCGCACCCTCGTCGACGGCGTCCGCCCTGCCGGCTCGCACCAGCTGGTCTGGCGCGGGCGTGCCGACGACGGCCGCGGCGTCGCCAGCGGCGTCTACTTCGTTCGCCTGATCGCCGACGGTCGGGCCCAGACCCAGAAGATGACCCTGGTCAAGTAG